The Panacibacter microcysteis DNA window TGAAACAGCACCGTGCTTATATAACCCAAACCTTGACAGTATAGCATGGCTTGTATCTGTTATCTCATCTGCTGCGCCAACCAATGCGTTGCTGATCTCTTTTTCCTGCAACATCATTATGGCATCAAGCAACGCAGACTCAAACGAAAAACCACGGTGTACGTAAGTATTGTTGTAGTTATGGCATTGCAGCATCAATGCTATTTGTGCACTGACTGTATTGTGTGTTGATTGAATAAAAGCGGTGGGTGTAAGCAATTCTTCTTTAAACTCTACCATCCTGTTCAGGAATATTGCTGTATCCTGCAAACAGCCATACGCTGTACCGGTAACAATGGCATCGGGCATGGCAAGATTTGCGTCTTGTAAGCATTGCATGGCGGCTGCGCTGCCCATCTTTATAATGCGGCTCATGCGCCTTATAAGCTTTGCATCTATATATCGCGAATAATCGGGTTCAACACACCGCAACTGGTTGCCTGTTTTGTTGTGCATAACAGGCAGCAGTTCACTGCCATCATACAATGGTTGTGGAGTAATGCCGTATGCTGATTGTATATAAATACTCATGTAAATAAATCAAAATTCAACAAACCGTTCACTGCAAATACAACGTCATCTTTACTGCTTCCATGCCTGTAGCCTCTTCGCCCTGTTGCCATATTTTCCAAACGTACAAGTGAGTGACACAACAGGCGATGCCATGAAAAACTGCTGCCGGCCTCATACTTTTGAAAAAATCAAAGAGGAACAATTGCCGCCAAAACCAAACGAATTGCTCATTACATGACTGATCTGCTGGTTTTTTAAAAATACAGTCTGCGGTGCAAACGGCAACTCTTTCATTTGTGTATGGAAACGCAAATTTGGGTAGACTAGGCCGTGCCTTACCGACAATGCAGAAAATACAGCTTCAACACCACCACAAGCGCCCAATGTATGACCGGTAAAAGATTTGGTAGAACTGAGTTTTGGGAAGTGAGGGGCAAATAAAGTGTTGATGGCCGTGCCCTCGGCAATATCGTTGTTTTGTGTGCCGGTACCATGCAGGTTAATGTAACTGATTGCTGATGGCTGAATGCCTGCTTTATGCAGTGCGCCATTCATGGCCAGCAAAGAACCGGTGCCTGCGGGTGAAGATGCCGTTTGATGGTAGGCGTCATTGGCGTTTGCCCAGCCACTGATGGCACAATAAACATCTTTGGGCAACTGCCTGGCAATTTTTTCAGAAACCAGTACAATATAGCCGGCACCCTCGCCAAGATTAAGTCCTTTGCGATTTTCATCGAAAGGTTTGCAAAACTCATTGTCCAGTATCATGAGGCTGTTGAAACCATTGAGCGTAAATTTTGTAAGCGCGTCTGCACCTCCTGCTACTGCTACATCGAGCAGGTTATGCCTGATCATCCTGGCACCAAGAAAAACAGCATTGGCAGAGGAAGAACAGGCGGTACTGATGGTCGTAACAAAATGACTGATGCCCAGCAGGTCTGCAACGATTTCTGTAGGTCTGCCGCATTCGTGGTTTACCACGTTGCGTAAACGGCCCGCCGATGTATCGGCAAGAAACTGTGCGTAGAAATTTTCAGTTTTATCCATGCCGCCAACAGAATTGGCAGAGATAAAACCGGTTCTCAGGTTTTTAAGATCGATGGCTGCATCGTTTACTGCCTCCTGCGCTGCAAGCGCACTCAGGAGTGCTGTGCGGGTAATACCTGTTGCCAGTCCTGTGCGCTTTGCCAGCTCTTTGTTGCTGAGTTTTACTTCAGCTACGGGCAGGCTTGACCGGTGAACAGAATCAAGCAACGTCATATTGCCCATGCCGGCATTGCCATGTTCCAGCGCAAGCAGGTGCTCAGCTACATTGTTGCCAATGGCTGAAACTACGCCGGTGCCCGCTACAAAAACGCCGCTGTTCATCAGGCTTTCTCCGCTTGATGTGCGAGTATGTAATCAGCCATTGTGCTTACAGATTTGAACACTTTCGGTCCGTCGTCGGCATTGGAAAGTTTTATCCTGTATTCCTGCTGTAAAAGCACAATCAGTTCGAGGGCGTCAATAGAATCCAGCCCAAGACCTTCCACAAAAAGCGGCTGCTCATCACCTATCTGCTCGGGTGTAAGATCTTTCAGGTTGAGCTGGGTAATGATCCGGCGCTTCAGATCTTCCATTAATGTTGCTTTTTCCATGTATGCTTTAAATATATGTTGTTAAGATTATCTTTTGTAAACGCTTTAGCCTCGTTTGATCTGTGGTCTTTTTCCACGAGAAATAAAACGGCTTCATACGAATCCTTTATAAAATCTATCCATCCACAAATGCATCTTTCAATGGCTGTGGTGCTGAAAAGATTGGTTACATACGTTTCTATAAAAGAGGCATCAAAAGTTTCAAAGATAAAAAACGCATTTTCACCTTTCAAGTTATGCCTGATGCTTATTTCACCAATGACAATATTGGGTAATGTGTATACAAACAATGCAGGACTGGGAATGTTTGCAAGAGAATCGTAGTACCTGATGTCTGCATCCAGGCTTGCATTTGCGTTGGTTAAAACAATGGCCGTGGCAAAGGGGTCAGTTATTTTGCCTGCACCCTGCAGCAGCACCTCGGTAGCTAAAAACCCCAGCTTACAAAGATTATCCATCTTGTAAAATTTTGGATAACCAATGTTCAGGTGCTGGTAAGCAGCCTGCAAAAAATCTTCGGGTTGCATTGCCGGTGAAACCTCAAAAACCGTGTTGCCGTTTTTACCAACCGTGTTGTTACCGGCGAAGCTGTATGCTGTTATTTTTAAAAGATCCGTCAAATGATTGATTGTTTAAGCCTCTTTATTCAATGCCCTGAATTTATCTCTCGTTTTTATAGTAGCAGCCAGTTTAAATAAGGCTGTATCATGATTTTTTACATAATGGTTTTCCGTGTCCCATACATAGCCGGCCAGTACAGAGCAAATTCTTCTTTTGATCTCCGCATCCTGGTCGTCTGCAAAGAATATTGTATCCAGTGTGCCATCGTACCACCGCATAACATACGAACGAAAGGTGTTTACACCCTGCATCATTGGCTGTGTATATTCTGCTTCCCAGTCAACGTCTTCTCCTTTTAATTTCTTCAGCACCAGTCTGGCAGCTTTCTGGCTGCTAACCGTAGCCAAAGTAACGCCCGATGAAAATACCGGGTCTAAAAATTCTGTTACATTCCCGGTGAGTACAAAACCATCGCCATAAAACTTGTCGGTGGTTTTGCTCCACGATTGTAACACACGCGGTTCAAAAACCAGTACGGTATCTTTAAACCTTTCGGCAAGATGTGGCTGCGAGGCTACCAGGCCGCGAAACTGTTCTTCCATGTTGCCTGCATACTTTTCAAAGAATGCAGGGTCGCCCACAAAACCAACAGAAGTAATACCCGTAGAGAAGGGTATTACCCAGATCCAGACACCCGGTTCATGTACAATGATCGTTATCCTGTTTGGTTCATCGGCCATTGAACGTTTAACATCCTGCGTATGTGCAAAAACAGCCTTGCGTGGCGGCAGGTTAGAAGGCCTGTCCATATTAAACAAGCTGGGTATAACCCTGCCGTAGCCACTGCCGTCTATGATAAATTTTGCTTCAATTTCCTCTTTATCTCCGTTTGCTTGCTCAACCGTGGTCACAGAATCTGAGCCATTGAACACGATACCTGTAACGGTGGTTTCATAACTTACCGGTACACCCATTGAAACTACTGTATCTGCAAGAATTTTATCAAACTCAGCACGCGGTACCTGCCAGGTCCATGTCCAGCCTTCGGTAAAGCGGTCTGCAAAAGAATAGTCGCATTTTACACCGTTTTTTACGAAAAGAGCGCCGTATTTTTCCTGGAAATTTGCTGCTTTTACAGCATCTAAAAAGCCGGCTTCATCAAGCGCTTCCATGCACCGCGGCAAGAGGCTTTCGCCTATTACAAATCTTGGAAACTGCAGTTTTTCTACAATTCTTACGCTGTAGCCTGCTTTGTTTACAATAGATGCGGCAACGGTTCCCGCCGGACCGGCACCAATTACCAGTACATCAACATTACTCTTTTTCATTATGGTTGTGTTAAGGGTGTATATAAAATTATGTAACCAACTGTTGAATTACTATTGGGCTTTGGTTGTGTCACTCACTTGTACGGCTGTACCTATACTGAGCTATGCGATGCGTAAACATTACCGCTTGAATATTTTGCCTTTTCCTGCTGCTTTATATACTGCCGTACAAGAGTGCGACGCAACAGGCGATGCCACCTGCACAAATGCCGGGCTCATAAAAAATCTATGCAGTAACTGTTGTTCGTTTCTTCAGTTTCCAGAGTGTATGACTTAAACCAATGTTGTTTATTTCTTCCACTATTTCAAAACCACCTTTAAGTACTGCATTTTTAAATATTTCAGAATTGTACATCTGGCTGTTGCCATTGGCCAATGCTGTAAAATAAACAGAGGTTTGTTGCAGGCAAAAAGCAGCGGCTTCAAAACGTTGTTTATCCCAGAATGCCTCGAGTACATAAACGAAACCGTTTTCATCAATTGCTTCGTGGCAACGCTGCATGATGGAGGTAATTTCATCTTCAGAAAAACAATCGAGAAACTGGCTCATCCAGATGGCATCAAAGCCTTTTGGAAACGGCTGGGTTGCATCCAGGATATTTGCCGGGTGAAAGCTTACGCGGTCTGTAAGCCCTTTTTCTGCAATCGTTGTTTTGGCTACATTCAACTGGCCCGGCAAATCCATGATTGTTATATGCACTTCGGGATCGAATGTTGTACTTGCAATAGCCCACTTGCCTGTATTGCCGCCAATATCGAGTAATTTTTTTATGTGGTTGTGCTTATTGTATACATGCGGCAAAACAGCGGGGAAGGCTGTATCTGAAAAAAAGTGATCAAATGCAAACCAGCTTTTTTGTACATGTTTGGGTAGCTGGGAGAGGCCTTCATAAATGGTTTGCCAGTTACCAAAAACTTTCAGGCCTTCGGGCCTTTCGTTTTTGATAGCATCTTCCAGGTAAAACATGCCGTTGTAGTTTACATCGTGCATAAAATCCATGTTTACAATGGTAAGCGGATCATGCAAAATGAAATGACCTGTTTTTGTAATGCGGTATCGTTCATCGTTGATGATAACCAGGCCAATGCCAAGGCCCGACTCCAGCAACACACGCACGCCATAGTTGGGTAGTTGTACCCTTGCTACAATTTCTTGCAGTGTAAGGCCCGCAGAACCGCTGGCTTCAATTTCATGCAATATGCCGGAGTTGCGCATGATCCTGGCTACCTGGAAAATGACAGGACCGAATGCAATAAACTGCGCCATGTTCTTTGCCTCTAATGCCGACTTCTTATCTGTAGAAAAAAACTGCATGAATGTTATTGTAGTTGGTGATCTGTTTTTTTAAAAACAACGGCTGCATTGCAACCGCCAAAGCCGGATGCTGTTTTCAAAAAATACTTATAATTTCCTTTTTGCAAAGCCCTGCAAATATGCAGGTTTTTTGAAACTCCCGGATTTAAAAAACCCTTTGTTGGAAGTATGATGTTTTCCTGTAATGCGTGTACAGACATTACCGTTTCAATGATGCCTGCCGCGCCAAGTGTATGGCCATAATAACCTTTCAAACTGTTCACAGGCGTATCGTTGAGGTGTGCAAGATCAAAGGCTTTTGCTTCCATTTCATCGTTGTAAACAGTTGCTGTACCATGGGCGGAAATAAAATCGATTTCCGGGCTGGTGATGCCCGCTTCAGACAATGCCTGGCTGATGGCCGCATACAGTTCTGCGCCTGTTCTGGACGGGCCGGATATATGGTTGGCATCATTGCTTACTGCACCACCGCAAAGCTGTATACCATTGGAGAACGCCTTATTGGAAGAAAGTATGATTGTTCCGGCAGCTTCGCCAAGTGTTACACCTTTCCTGTCTGCATCAAATGGTTTGCAAGGTTCA harbors:
- a CDS encoding beta-ketoacyl synthase chain length factor, whose product is MSIYIQSAYGITPQPLYDGSELLPVMHNKTGNQLRCVEPDYSRYIDAKLIRRMSRIIKMGSAAAMQCLQDANLAMPDAIVTGTAYGCLQDTAIFLNRMVEFKEELLTPTAFIQSTHNTVSAQIALMLQCHNYNNTYVHRGFSFESALLDAIMMLQEKEISNALVGAADEITDTSHAILSRFGLYKHGAVSNTRLFEDKTKGTIAGEGAVFFTLHTTDAGSNLARLDAVTTFYKPADADVVKETIAAFLAGQSADIEEIDLIITGRNGDISNDAIYDVLAGSLFSATQTIHFKQLCGEYPTASAYALWLGAAIIQNGKIPSTLLPAPNKKPVKRVLIYNHYQHTHHALYLLSAC
- a CDS encoding beta-ketoacyl-[acyl-carrier-protein] synthase family protein — its product is MNSGVFVAGTGVVSAIGNNVAEHLLALEHGNAGMGNMTLLDSVHRSSLPVAEVKLSNKELAKRTGLATGITRTALLSALAAQEAVNDAAIDLKNLRTGFISANSVGGMDKTENFYAQFLADTSAGRLRNVVNHECGRPTEIVADLLGISHFVTTISTACSSSANAVFLGARMIRHNLLDVAVAGGADALTKFTLNGFNSLMILDNEFCKPFDENRKGLNLGEGAGYIVLVSEKIARQLPKDVYCAISGWANANDAYHQTASSPAGTGSLLAMNGALHKAGIQPSAISYINLHGTGTQNNDIAEGTAINTLFAPHFPKLSSTKSFTGHTLGACGGVEAVFSALSVRHGLVYPNLRFHTQMKELPFAPQTVFLKNQQISHVMSNSFGFGGNCSSLIFSKV
- a CDS encoding phosphopantetheine-binding protein translates to MEKATLMEDLKRRIITQLNLKDLTPEQIGDEQPLFVEGLGLDSIDALELIVLLQQEYRIKLSNADDGPKVFKSVSTMADYILAHQAEKA
- a CDS encoding NAD(P)/FAD-dependent oxidoreductase, whose product is MKKSNVDVLVIGAGPAGTVAASIVNKAGYSVRIVEKLQFPRFVIGESLLPRCMEALDEAGFLDAVKAANFQEKYGALFVKNGVKCDYSFADRFTEGWTWTWQVPRAEFDKILADTVVSMGVPVSYETTVTGIVFNGSDSVTTVEQANGDKEEIEAKFIIDGSGYGRVIPSLFNMDRPSNLPPRKAVFAHTQDVKRSMADEPNRITIIVHEPGVWIWVIPFSTGITSVGFVGDPAFFEKYAGNMEEQFRGLVASQPHLAERFKDTVLVFEPRVLQSWSKTTDKFYGDGFVLTGNVTEFLDPVFSSGVTLATVSSQKAARLVLKKLKGEDVDWEAEYTQPMMQGVNTFRSYVMRWYDGTLDTIFFADDQDAEIKRRICSVLAGYVWDTENHYVKNHDTALFKLAATIKTRDKFRALNKEA
- a CDS encoding methyltransferase, with translation MQFFSTDKKSALEAKNMAQFIAFGPVIFQVARIMRNSGILHEIEASGSAGLTLQEIVARVQLPNYGVRVLLESGLGIGLVIINDERYRITKTGHFILHDPLTIVNMDFMHDVNYNGMFYLEDAIKNERPEGLKVFGNWQTIYEGLSQLPKHVQKSWFAFDHFFSDTAFPAVLPHVYNKHNHIKKLLDIGGNTGKWAIASTTFDPEVHITIMDLPGQLNVAKTTIAEKGLTDRVSFHPANILDATQPFPKGFDAIWMSQFLDCFSEDEITSIMQRCHEAIDENGFVYVLEAFWDKQRFEAAAFCLQQTSVYFTALANGNSQMYNSEIFKNAVLKGGFEIVEEINNIGLSHTLWKLKKRTTVTA
- a CDS encoding beta-ketoacyl synthase N-terminal-like domain-containing protein gives rise to the protein MKEVFVVADNIVSPIGTTSAENFQQLQKDVSGIRQQRSLADQPAYASLFAADVIKPQNNVTRFEQLVIDAVAGALANTSLDVTGSKTIFILSSTKGNISLLEKTTYTDTLREKISLPHSAKIVAKHFDFYHTPLVVSHACISGVLALITAMRLLRTGAYDHAVVTGADLITKFVFSGFASFQAISNEPCKPFDADRKGVTLGEAAGTIILSSNKAFSNGIQLCGGAVSNDANHISGPSRTGAELYAAISQALSEAGITSPEIDFISAHGTATVYNDEMEAKAFDLAHLNDTPVNSLKGYYGHTLGAAGIIETVMSVHALQENIILPTKGFLNPGVSKNLHICRALQKGNYKYFLKTASGFGGCNAAVVFKKTDHQLQ